The Oryza glaberrima chromosome 9, OglaRS2, whole genome shotgun sequence genome includes a window with the following:
- the LOC127783688 gene encoding uncharacterized protein LOC127783688 translates to MAVNELPDELLESVFLRLASPICLVRAASTCRRWCRVVADAGFLRLYRSRNALTIGSYIATDTGFDTNSSHPSPSCGLSMLAFMPVASSPAAVTNNSDHRFSLDFLPDPAGVDTYWVLADSHGGLLLLVPRSCYWGSALFSIAVCEPLTRRCRTVIPPLDSVNVPRIDAFLLGSGGGEKKNNNVAGVSNFSVLFILYDNWSGSKTACIFSTFTGAGEEMRLRLTRSMDLGDLIRRPKGVPRSDLDADAMHFAGRAGGSLYWGTIYGVVFALDESTGELSPLTLPKCTGEQQPPFYCLHNLRAIGGAGDDDDAGRARIVRVVQHSDLEVLTPLHGSGGSGEEWTVEKTLRLPELTRGLPGWKRCFFETPIAARIMAVIGRSVVMTPPNVTWPFSVDLDTMELERVYDWGDKVVQKWVFPVEPPWPPALPLHASATTDSWTSTDASKKRN, encoded by the coding sequence ATGGCGGTGAACGAACTCCCCGACGAACTCCTCGAGAGCGTCTTCCTACGCCTCGCATCGCCCATCTGCCTCGTGCGTGCCGCGTCGACGTGCAGGCGGTGgtgccgcgtcgtcgccgacgccggcttCCTCCGCCTCTACCGCTCCCGGAACGCGCTCACCATCGGCAGCTACATCGCCACTGACACGGGCTTCGACACCAACTCGTCCCATCCTTCTCCTTCCTGCGGCCTGAGTATGCTTGCTTTCATGCCGGTcgcttcgtcgccggccgccgtgacGAACAACAGCGACCACCGCTTCTCTCTCGACTTCCTGCCGGACCCGGCCGGCGTCGACACTTATTGGGTGCTCGCCGACAGccatggcggcctcctcctcctcgtgccTCGGAGTTGCTACTGGGGCAGTGCTTTGTTTTCCATAGCCGTCTGCGAGCCCTTGACGCGGCGCTGCCGGACAGTGATTCCTCCGTTGGACAGCGTTAACGTCCCCCGCATTGACGCCTTCctcctcggcagcggcggcggcgagaagaaaaacaacaatGTCGCCGGCGTGTCCAACTTTTCTGTGCTATTTATCTTGTACGACAACTGGAGTGGGTCAAAGACGGCCTGCATCTTCTCCAccttcaccggcgccggcgaggagatgCGCCTGCGCCTCACAAGAAGCATGGACCTCGGTGACCTTATCCGGCGGCCCAAGGGCGTCCCCAGGAGCGATCTCGATGCCGACGCCATGCACTTCGCCGGACGCGCCGGCGGCTCCCTCTACTGGGGGACGATATACGGCGTCGTGTTCGCTCTCGACGAGAGCACCGGCGAGCTCTCGCCGCTGACGTTGCCCAAGTGCACCGGCGAGCAACAACCCCCGTTCTACTGCCTGCACAACCTCCgcgccatcggcggcgccggcgatgatgatgatgccggGAGAGCGCGCATCGTCCGAGTGGTGCAGCACAGCGACCTAGAGGTGCTGACGCCGCtccacggcagcggcggcagcggggaggAGTGGACGGTGGAGAAGACGCTCCGGCTGCCAGAGTTGACACGCGGCTTGCCCGGGTGGAAACGCTGCTTCTTCGAGACGCCGATCGCCGCCAGGATCATGGCGGTGATCGGACGATCAGTCGTGATGACGCCGCCGAATGTGACGTGGCCCTTCTCCGTCGACCTCGACACCATGGAGCTGGAACGCGTGTATGACTGGGGCGACAAAGTGGTCCAGAAGTGGGTGTTCCCGGTCGAgcctccatggccgccggccttGCCCTTGCATGCCAGTGCCACTACGGATTCATGGACGTCCACCGATGCTAGTAAAAAGCGTAATTAA